ttttaaaaataagaaaatctaaaTGATCTAAATCCCATTGCCCAGAGATACCACTGTTGACATTTACTTGACTACACATTCATACTTCTTTCTATTCAGATATGCACAGTTTtacatatatcattttatataaacGGCATCATGTTATACACACTGTTGTTTTCACGTAGTTCCTTTACATTCAACCCTATTTTGTGTTTACCCTTCCCCATCTCCTATCCTGACCGAGGTCACCAGTGTTGCCAACGTTAACAGCCTGAGTGTATCCTAAGGTAGTTTTCCCCACTGTCACTCAAATatgcaaacatatatatacatatatatttataagggATTCATTTTAATCACTGCACTCGTACCACCAATAGAATCACTTCTCTGCATCTAGCTTTTCTCAGTTAAAATCCCTTCAAATCAGCTTGTAGAGTTCTAATTCATTCGTAATGACTGCATTGATGATATGGGTGAACCACAATTGGTAAATCCATCAAGCATTaccttaattatatttaaaagaccttcattttatgaatgaaaacTCAGCCACTGTGGTCTAAGATGCATGCCGACTGCCAGCGTCAGGGCCACACTCCAGCCAAGAGGAAGGGCAGAGACAGGGAGAGTCTCACTTTTACCTTTAGAAACACAACCTGACGTTGCCTGCTTTGTTTCTTGCCTCATTCTATCCTCCAGAAGACAGTTATGAGGCCTCACCTGGCTCCAAAGAGACTGAGAAACATAGTCTTGGCCAGGGGACCAGATGTCTGATTCCAAATGCTATTCcagtagaaggggaaaagaacaataTCTGCTGATGAGGCATTCAaccttgcttccctggtggctcagtagtaaagaatccgcctgccgatgcaggagactcaaattcgatccctggtcgggaagatcccctggaggagggaatggtaactcattccagtattcttgcctgggaaatcccatggacagcagagcctggtggggctacagtccaaggggtctcaaagagtcagacacaactgagcaaccaagcatgAATGCACATAGAACTAATATAGGGTAAAATTCATCCTTTTTAGTGTACTGTTCTATGGGTTTGACAAATACACTGTTacttttcagttgctaagttgtgtccaactcacagagagtcagacaccactgaagcaatttagcacgcatCCCAAACaggattccattgtatggatataccacaggttgtccattcatctgctgaagaacacttgggttgtttctagtttggaCATTATGACTAAAGCCACTATTCATATGGCAAACTGCTTTTTATGTGaatttaagttttcatttctcttcggtaaatacctaggaatggtattgttggatcatacagtaagaatatgtttaactttataagaaacaacTGAACTGTTATCTAAAGTATCTGTACTATTTTGCACTCCTGTCAACAATGCATGAGAGTTCCAACTGTTCACATCCTTGGCAGCTCTAGATATTGTCcatttattgctgttgtttgccattctaatagatgtggagtagtatctcactgtggtttttctttttgttttaaccaAAGAATCAAACTATTATCCTACCTAGGAAGGATAAGGCAGGCTGGATGGATTGGTTCCCCTGGTATTTTGGACAATTCTCATGCCTTCTATCCCAGACGTCCAGAGCCCTCTGAACAtcatctcagttttttttttttttttggctgtcttCTACTTTTTAGGAATTTCTTACCTTATGAATTCAACCTCCTCAGAAATTCATTTTCCCACTTTTCCTTGCAGCTGTGGTACGGGTGTGTGTCCATTCAGATTCATCCAAAATTCCATCATTTCCTTCCCTCTGATATCTGGGTGCTCGGCTTTCCTCTTTGATCACGTGTGCACTAATCTCCAAATCTTCACAAACTTCACCCTGTGAACTCAGCTAGTTCAAGCAGGGCATTTGAAACTACAGAGTTGGTTGTAGTTGCAAGGTTCCCTGCCCtctagggcttcctaggtggctcttgtggtaaagaactctcctgccaatgccagagacataagagacgctggtttgattcctgggtagggaagattccctggaggagggcatggcaacccactccagtattctcacctggagaatcccatggaccggggagcctggcaggctacagtctgtggggtcacagaatcggacacaagtgAAGGGACTtaatgcacacacacgcacaaggtCCCCCAAAGTACCAGGGCTGTTTCCATTGTCTGCTTTGTAACAGACCATCCCAACatgtagtggcttaaaacaacattgttTCTCATGATTCTATACTGTGAGCTGATGGGATGATTCTTCTGCTTCATGTGGTATTGCCTGGGGGTCACTCAAGGGGCTCTGCATTTAGCTGGTGGCTGGAAGGGCACAGAAGATCCAAGATGACTGGATCTTTTGGAGCCCTGGGCACTTCCTGTCTGCCGGGTGCCTTGGGTCTTATCCTTGTGGCCTTTCTCTCCTCATGATATCTCATCCTCTAGGGCCTCTTTGTatgacttcactctccaggaaGGGAGCTTGGACTTCCTTACAGCATGGCAGCTGGATTCCAGGAGAGTAAGAGCAAAAGCGGTAAGGTTTCCTACAGCCCAGGCTCAGAACTGGCACAGCAGCACTTTCACTGTGATCTAAATCCAAGCAAGTCATGAATTTGGCTCAGATTCAAGGGGAAGGGAAATGGGCTCTgtaacttaaatatatatatatgtttgtcttAGTTGTGGCCCAAAGGATCTTTcagctgtgtcatgtgggatgtagttccctggccagtgatcaaacctgggccccctgtgttgggagcatggagaCTTAGTCACTAGACCACCAtggtagggtttttttttaatttatttatttttaattgaataataattgccttacaatattatgttgatttctgccatacatcaacatgaatcagccataggtgtatatatatcccctctctcttgaaacttcctgctgcctccctccccatcccacccttctagattgtcacagaaccctggtttgagttcgccaccagggaagtttttaaaaatgtatttgttgagATGGCTAGAGCGGAGACCTTTGCTCAGTTTGCAGCTCTGCACCTCGGCCCTCCCAGGATTGCTCACTGGACACGCTGTGTCCTCTGGGATTTCCCTGTGACCAGGACACCTCAGTTTCCTTCCCGAGGCTTGCAGCTGAGGAGCTCTTAGTTGCTCCAGGCCACCCATGATCTTGGTTCTCCGACCGTGCAAGGAACCCAACATTCTGTGATttagaaggtggagtcttaaccgctggaccaccaagaCAGTCCCTGCGTCAATATTGTTGAATTTCAAGACAAGAATcattagttatgtatggatgtgaggattggactgtaaagaaagctgactgccaaagaattgatgattttgaactgtggtgttgaagaagactcttgagagttccttggactgcaaggatatccaaccaggccatcctaaaggaaattggtcctaaatattcattggaaggactgatgctgaagctgaaactccaatactttggccatctaatgcgaagaactgacttatttgaaaagaccctgattctgggaaagattgaaggtgggaggagaagggttcaataaaggatgagatggttgaatggcatcaccagtcgatggccatgagtttgagcaggcttggGGAATTGattatggacaaggaagcctggtgttctgcagtccttggggtaccagagagtcagacatgactgagaaactaaagtGAACTGAAACGAGCTGTGAGCAACCCAGTATCAGGTCTTATGATGAGAGTTATTAAGTTACATATGCACATGTCTGAGATGTAGGAGACTGTGTACTGGGTGACCTATGCTGCTTAACATCTATAAATCTTCCTTATAATCATAAAGATGTGGCTGCAAGATCATTCATTCACACTGGGGTTCCCCAGAGTTCATGTTTCACAGCTCAGGGCTTCACACAATCTTCTTTGTCTACAAAACATGTCACTGTGGGGTCTAGACCAGTGTGTGCATTTAGatacttaagtccaaacccttaTGTAAGCCCTAGCCTTTGCCACTTGGCAGGATGGACCGTTTTGtgatcctatttttttaaaataaagttttattgaaattaaaaaaaaaatgtatttgtttttggccatgccacatggcatgtgagatcttagttccctgaccagggatcaaacctgtgcccctcactatccctgcaatggaagtgtgtggagtcccaaccactggaccaccagagaagtttgCCCTCTGTAATTCTTGATGAGAGGGATAGTATGTGCATATTGAGATGAAGAAAATCTTGGTGACTGTTTTTGGAGACTACCTACCATGGGTGGCTTAAATGAGGTAGAAGTTTCTCCCTCTCATGAGTCCAGAGCTCCTCCAATGTGATGGGTACCGAGGTTCCTTCTATCCTGTTGCTCTTTTGTCCTTATTATGTTGCCCTTGTCCACTTGTTTTAATGTGATCACTCCATCATTGAAATTCCAGCAAATGAGAAAGTTGAAGAAGGATGGAGTCTACCCTTCCATGAAAGCCATGGCCTATACATTGCTCATTCACTTCCAACATGGCCCATCAGCCAGAGTGAAGTCATATGGccttttaaatgcaaatgaagCCAGGAGATACAGTCTTTAGTCTAGTGGCCAGAGGCCCAGAGGAAAATTCTGCATGGGGGACAGCAGGTATAAAGGCCCTGAGGTGAGAATGAGCTTGACTTACTGGAGAAACAGCAAGAAGGCCAGTGTAGCTCCAGTAGGGGAAGTaaggggaagagaggaaagaggggaggacagagagatGGACAGGTCTTTATATaaacttatgttttctttttttaattaaaaaaatttaattatttattttggctgcactgggtgctCGCCGAGGCACGTGGGCCCTTAGTTGGGACGTGCAGGGTTCTTTAGTTGACGCTTGTAGGCTTAGTTGTgggttcccggaccagggattgaacgcgggTGCCCCATCCCTACCAGCCTGGTTGCACTGAGAGTGCTGAGTGCTatctgctggaccaccaggcaagtccctgaatATGTGTTTGCAGTTCTCTGCAGTAAACGCCTTCCTTTGTGGAATTGCTGgatggtgtgctgcgattcatggggtcgcaaagagtcggacacgactgagcgactgatctgatctgatctgatctgatgtgtaggtgactatttaaaatttttaaatatatgtatttattttgggggcagtgtcaggtcttagttacaACACTCAGGATATTCCATTGTGGTGTTGCAGCAGCTTAGGCATGCAAGGCATGTGGAATTCTAggtccccaatcagggattgaacacatgcccCTTGCACTGCAGGGCAGATTCGTAACCACCGGACCTCCATAGAAGTCCCTGtgactatttaaatttataagaaactaCCAAGCTCTTTTCCAAGGTGGTGGTTCTATTCCACATTTCCAACTGCTCCTCATGTCTGCTGACACTTGACAGggtctgtctttttaattttcGTCACTCTAGTGGGCGTGTAGTGGTGTTTCACTGTGGTTTTAGCTTGTATTTCCctcatgactaatgatgttgaacgcTTTTTCACGTGTTATTCGGCTAGTCACATCTCTTCTTTGGTGACGTGTCTGTTCAAATccttcagccatttaaaaaaataagtgatttgCCTCACTTTTCAGAAAGCTTCCCTTGGCTGCTGGGGGGAGGGTGGacgctggtgggggtggggagagtggaagcagggagtcGGGGAAGGGACTGTAGCTTCCACAGAGGCGAGCTTGTCACAGACTCAACCCATGGCTTGTTTTCTGGGAAAGTCAACAACCCCAACACTTGGGCTGCTGCCAAGAGAGTCTGAGACACTTTACAGATCTCGTGGGGTTCGGGGCAGCCCTGCTTCCTGGAGTTGGGCACTGTGGGGAGGGGTCTgccctccatctctgtctcttcctttccccAGTGGGATGGAGACCCTGGGCTGGAGACCAACTGGCATATTAGGGTCTGTTCCAGTACAGCtatgcttgtgcttagtcactcagttgtgtccaactctttgcgaccccatgggctgtatggactgcagcccaccaggctcttccgttcatggaattctccaggcaagaacactggagtgggctgccatttccattTCTGGGGAGTACAGCTGTACCTGTGGTTAAAATATTGGAATGCTTCACATTGCCACCACCTCAGCCCATTCCCTTGGAACACCTCGGACTTCCCCACATCTCAGCAGCCAAAGGGGGACCCCAAGACTCCGACCCAGCCCTGCAGCCACATCTGATTGGATGGTGCCTGGGTTGTGGGGCTGTTAGACTGGGGACAGCCTGGGCCTGGCTGGAATTGGAAGAATCAGATCAGGAGGCTGAGACTAAGAGGTAGAAGGAGGATTTTTTTCTGAAGGGGAGCCCAGAACTGGAGACATgaattgtttagtcactatggtgtgtccgactcttttgtgactccatggactatagcccgccagtctcctctgtccttggggttctctaggcaagaatattggagtgggttgccatttgcttctccaggagatcttcctgtcccaaggattgaacccatgtctgcagattctttaccactgagtcacctgggaagccttgaatTGCtagtaacaataacaacaatgataTTGATAATGATTAACATTCactgagcatttactgtgtgctAGGCAGGCCTGATTCTCACGGACCTCACAAAATCCTCACAAGAAACTGGACCACTGCTGCCGCATCCTGgccccctgctcccacccctgcccccaataGTCAGGTCCCCACGCCCAGCCAGAGGAAGACTGTTGACTCCTGAGTCAGATCAGGGCCCTCCTGGCTCAGAACTTCCTCTGGTCCCTGATTGCCCCTGGCTCACTGCACTTCAGCCACGTTGAGACGCCTGAGCAGGCAGGCTCTGCTCACTCCAGACCTGGTGGTGGTAGTGGCGTGTTGATTCTTCTGTGACAGGACTCGGCCAGGCCTGGGCAGTGGCAGTGTTTAATAGCCAGTGCCGCCTGGGGCTCGGCTGTGACCCTCTTCCGGACTCCAAATACTCACCCCCGACTCCAACAGGTCACTCAGACTCTGTCCCATGACTGGCATTCAGTTTCCCCTTTTTCTGTCCTGAGCCCAGGCCCGGGGAGCTGTGGGTGTGCTGCCTGGACGGGGCTTCCTGCCGCTGGCCCATCCCCCTATAGCCCCTAACCTCAGGTTCCTCCTTCCCTAGCTGTGGCTCCTCTCCTGTTGGGGCTAAAAGTCCTTGTCATCTCCTGGGTGGCCTCCCTCAGTACGGGCTTCCAGCCACTTCCTCATTTGGCGGGGGCAGCCCAGCCTGGCTGAGTGTCACCTCTTGCCCCCACCTGCCTCACCCCAAAGCCCTAGGCCTGTGTCTGTGCTGTGTGGATCTGTGTGACTGCCTagtcttctccctctttctctgcctggtcaccactttctccttccctcgCCTCCATCTtggctcttttctctttttctttaagggCCAGATATCTGTCTTTGGGTCCTGGGTTCTATGTCCACCTTTATTTGCTGTGTCTCTTTGGGTGAGTGTCTTTATCCTTCTCTAAAATGGAATAAAAGCATCTACCTCCTCAGAAGGGTGTGCTGTGTTtcattgtttagtcatgtccgactcttccggaccccatggactgtagcccaccagtcacctctgtccatggggattctccaggcaagaatactggagtgggtagcctatccctcctccaggggatcttcccaacccagggatagaacccaggtctcccacactccaggtggattctttaccatctgagccaccagggaaacccaagaatactagagtgggttgcctatcccttctccaggtgatcttctaacccaggaatcaaaccagggtctcctgaattacaggtggattctttaccaactgagctaccagggaagccacctcaGAATGGTGTGCTTGGGTTTAAATGCATTAACACTTGGACAGGGTGCCTGTGCATTACTAAAACCCATATCCTGGTGGTCTCTTTTAATATCCTATGAACATTACAAGGTTCTGATTGTCACGTAAATATAACTGGTGCTTATAAAAAGCTGACACGGGTCAGACCCTGTTCTAGAGATACAAATTCATTAGACCCCACAACACCCTTCAAAGTAGGTACTATTTTACTCcttgttttacaggtgaggaaactgaggcccagagaggttgagtgacttgctcaaggttgtCCAGCCAGGAAGAGGCAGAGATTAGCTCCAATCACAGTCAGCCAGAGCCCCTCCTGTGACAACGATGGCAGACCTCTGTCTGGGGGTGAAGGTTGAATGGACACATGCGCCCATTGCCCTTCATTCTAACCACTGGAGGCTGCAGCCTGGGGTGTCTGGGCCTGATTCTCTTTGATGATGTCTGCCTGTCTCTGTTCCTCCTCCCCCattgtcccctcctccctcctgccaccACCCACCTCAGACTTCCTCCTTTACTGGGTTGGACACTACGCCACATCCCACCCGCCTTGGACTGTGGTGTCCAGCAGCGTTGCCTGCATCATGGAGGGCCTTAGACCCTCCGACAGGCTCCTATCTCTCCTTCTGACTGTGGGTGGTGAGTTGGGGGCTTCTGCAGCTTCTGGGCTCAGCACAGGGCAGGGCATGGAGCTGGGCGGAAAGAGAGAATCGAAGTGGGGCGGGGGAGTGTTGGAACTGCAGCAGATCCCCAGCCCCCCAAACCCTATGAGTCTCTCCCAGAGCCTGCGCCCCTACCCACCCCAAGATTTAGCCTCggggagaagcagagggaggGGACTCTAAGAGTGTTGCGAAAGGACAAGTCGATGTAGAAGGAACACAGTCCAGAGGCCTTGAGGACAGCCCCCAGGTCCCTCTCGTGCCCGCCGGGGATCAGGAGACACCCTCCCCAGCTTCTATGCCTACTCCGCAGTCACAGACTCGTGTCTCAGTTTaccttcttttcctctcctcaggTCTCAGCCTCGTCCTGGCCCAGAGTGGTAGGTCTAGACCCTGCAATCCCCCGCCCTACCTCCCAAAGATCACTCCGCCTCTGGACCCTTCCCCAGTCTCTCCACACATCCCCTCCGATGACTGACACCTCCTCCCAATTCCCACTCCCGGTGGTCTCCCCTGACTCCTGTACCACATCCATTCCCAGAATGCAACTGCTCCTCGGTGAGCCCGGGCGTGCTGGCAGGGATCGTGTTGGGGGACCTGATGCTGACCCTCCTCATCGCTCTGGCTGTGTACTACCTGGGTCGGCTGGTCCCTCGGGGGCGAGGGGCTACGGAGGGTGAGTGGGGCTGGCTGGGGATGGCCTGGGACCCTCTGAGGACTTGCCTGGCAAGGGAAGGGTAGGCTCCCAAGTCACAACCACCCAAAGGGAGGTCATGGAGGGACTGACTTTGGAACAAGAAAATAGTCCCAattctcaccccacccccaagcagTGACCCGGAAACAGCACATCCCGGAGACAGAGTCGCCTTATCAGGTAAGGAAACCAAGTTCTTCCTTCATCTCTCACTCCAGCCCTGTGGTTGTCTGTCCGAAATGGCCCTCCCGCAGTCCCCGCAGAACCCAGACCCTGAAGCCACTTTCTCAGGAGCTCCTCAAACATTGAAGATGAAGCGTCCAAAACTGCTTTCAGTGATCAGTCATGACCTTAGGCTCAGTTTAAAATGTACGGAGGGGAAATTCAGGGATGATTTGCCTCAGCCAGAAGGCAGGAAAAGCCCAGCCCAGGACATGCTGATTTCTCAGAGAAGTCCGAAGAGCAGAGGATGTAATTCAACCCAATTTGGTAACTTTAAAATGAGGAGTTTTAGAATTAATagtggggggcagggagcagaTCTTGTCTCCTTTTGAGAAACTGACAAAAGCCAGAGAAAATCCTTTGAAAAATCCAtactaaaaatgtaaaactgtgTATATAATCTATGGGCAGTGCAAGTATCCTTGAAACCCTCCTTAAGAGCTGtgatacagggacttccctggtggtccaatggctaagactccacgctcccaatgcagggagctcaggttcaatccctggttagggaactagatcccacaggccgcaactAAGAACCATGATGCAAATGTCATCTTTCCATCTCCCACACCGTGTCAGTGTTATTCTTAACCCTTTACGGGGTCATGAGTTCCTCTGAGAATCTAATGGAAGACAAACAGACCCTCTccagaaagatgaactcccagacCAGGCATTTGTATGTGATTTTAGGGATTCTATCTGAGGCCGGCATCTTGGGGCCACAGACCCTTACCTCACCCCCACTGTGAACCCTGCTCTGTGAAGTCTGTTTTACTTGTCTGCAACCAGCTCTGGTTTG
The nucleotide sequence above comes from Bos indicus x Bos taurus breed Angus x Brahman F1 hybrid chromosome 18, Bos_hybrid_MaternalHap_v2.0, whole genome shotgun sequence. Encoded proteins:
- the TYROBP gene encoding TYRO protein tyrosine kinase-binding protein isoform X1, giving the protein MEGLRPSDRLLSLLLTVGGLSLVLAQSECNCSSVSPGVLAGIVLGDLMLTLLIALAVYYLGRLVPRGRGATEAVTRKQHIPETESPYQELQGQRTDVYSDLNTQRPYYK
- the TYROBP gene encoding TYRO protein tyrosine kinase-binding protein isoform X2, whose protein sequence is MEGLRPSDRLLSLLLTVGGLSLVLAQSECNCSSVSPGVLAGIVLGDLMLTLLIALAVYYLGRLVPRGRGATEVTRKQHIPETESPYQELQGQRTDVYSDLNTQRPYYK